The genomic window GTTGAGAAGTTGCTCTTGCTCTCTCAACTCTATATAAATCGACTAAAAGGCTCTTTTGTGGTCAAGGAGAATAATCATAAAAGCACGATAATCGGTGAAGTAAGAGAATTATCTCCTCAAGAAGTCTCTGTTAAAACGGATGAGGGTTATAGACTGCTAAGGGGCCAAGACATTCTCGCAATCCAACTTTGTCAGGAGGAAGTTTATGACTAGAAAAGAGCTTTATGAAAATAAATTGCAGATGGACTATTTCTCAGATGACTACATTCGTTTTGAGGAAGATTTTCAAAAATACTCTGCCATGAATGTGCCCCTGACTTTTTTGATTGACGACATCCTACGAACCATGGCTATTAACCAAAAGGACTACTTTGTCTTGAATAAGGAAAATACCAAGGACGGCAGGGAGCATCGGTTTTATTTTAGGGTGAAGATGGAAAAAGATTGTCCACGTACTCGAACCTATGCTTATCTTGGGCTGAAACAAAACTGCCTGTAGATTGCATAGGAAATACCGAAACAATAGTAAACATGGTATAATGAAGAAAATTCATGAAATATTACCTGTGAACAGGAGAAAAACTTCTAGGGGGGTAGCTTATGCTAGGAGCAGTTATTGGAGATATTATTGGTTCCCGATTTGAGGCGGATAATCATAAGAGTAAAGAGTTTGATTTGTTCACTCGTGATTCTTGCCCGACGGACGATAGTGTTATGACTTTGGCGGTTGCTAAAGCCTTATTGGCTAGTAGGGAAGACTGGAGTCAACTCTCTAAAAATGCAGTGAAATACATGCAAGAGATAGGGAGACAATATCCAGATTGTGGATATGGCGGTCATTTTTTCTACTGGATTTTTTCAGATGATCCTCAACCCTATGGGAGTTATGGGAATGGATCTGCCATGAGAATTAGCGCTGTCGGTTTTGCGGCAGATAGTATAGAGCAGGCAAAGGCTTTGTCCCAAGCAGTGACAGAAGTGAGTCATGACCATCCTGAGGGACTAAAAGGTGCAGAAGCAGTTGCAGTAGCGATCTTCTTGGCTAGAACTGGTTCTAGCCGTCATGAGATCAGAGACTACATCGATAAAAATTACTACCCGATGGACTTTACCCTAGACCAAATCCGTGAAGATTATAGCTTTGATGTAACTTGTCAAGGTTCAGTTCCTCAGGCCTTCCAAGCCTTTTTTGAGTCACAAGATTTTGAAGATGCTATCAGAAATGC from Streptococcus sp. oral taxon 061 includes these protein-coding regions:
- a CDS encoding DUF5960 family protein, with product MTRKELYENKLQMDYFSDDYIRFEEDFQKYSAMNVPLTFLIDDILRTMAINQKDYFVLNKENTKDGREHRFYFRVKMEKDCPRTRTYAYLGLKQNCL
- a CDS encoding ADP-ribosylglycohydrolase family protein, with protein sequence MLGAVIGDIIGSRFEADNHKSKEFDLFTRDSCPTDDSVMTLAVAKALLASREDWSQLSKNAVKYMQEIGRQYPDCGYGGHFFYWIFSDDPQPYGSYGNGSAMRISAVGFAADSIEQAKALSQAVTEVSHDHPEGLKGAEAVAVAIFLARTGSSRHEIRDYIDKNYYPMDFTLDQIREDYSFDVTCQGSVPQAFQAFFESQDFEDAIRNAISIGGDSDTIAAICGGLAEAYYGIPNPIRDQAMTYLDDRLVEIVETFESTYPFQSNK